A window of Pedobacter lusitanus contains these coding sequences:
- a CDS encoding YDG domain-containing protein, protein MEIFIQRLIKGIILSFILLTGINFNASAQCTLGKGDVVITGYDLQDGGTPAGLDDQFSFLLLREIPAGTDIYFTDFGWTSANAFQADIQATTDGVIKWTSDKIYPAGTEIYVFCKYQLKAFDKLNAPAGTVTGVVETVATRANPPGPDHQYMSLGIFSGDQIFAFTGSVGVPTLLAGISMNHDNGSGTSGWDAALTPLTFAADRSMLPAVLSAGAQNMSVISHGDPGDPAFNTGYTGRYKKTAGGVTAGAASTILNTVNTRLNWEVDDNGNHYSPFLTGETFIVLGASFSVQPADKLNQCAGSGTTFTATAINFCALKWQLSTDGGGSFADITDNAVYSGSTSATLTISNVTGLNNNRYRLNATGAAGSVSSNNALLTLSSQVINLSPTLAAGTYKTAYSQPVTVASGGGAPFVYTLVTPGTLPPGLSLSGSGVISGTPTATGTYNFSVNVTGACVSSGSQNFTLIIAPKALTATFAAVTKAYNGDVVANVVFDPLNAASGVVAPDVVSVTYTSAAYNTAAVGSAKPITITGLALTGASSASYTLNPVVVTGTITTATIVPTLAGTITKVYDGNTTAALTGANYSFTGKVGTENVALNNPASGTYALKDIGNRTVTVTGLTLTGTDAGNYTLSTTSVTAPGTITSATIVPTLAGTITKVYDGNTAAALTGANYSFTGKIGTENVALNNPAAGSYNLKDVGGRTVTVTGLTLTGTDAANYTLSTTSLTAPGTITSVIIVPTLAGTITKVYDGNTTAALTAANYSFTGKVGTENVALNNPLVGSYSLKDIGSRTVTVSGLALTGTDAGNYTLSAISLTAPGTITSVIIVPTLAGTITKVYDGNTTAALTGANYSFTGKVGTENVALNNPLAGSYSLKDIGNRTVTVSGLALTGTDAGNYTLSAISLTAPGTITSATIVPTLAGTITKVYDGNTAAAITGANYSFTGKIGTENVALNNPAAGSYSLKDVGSRTVTVTGLTLTGTDAANYTLSTTSLTAPGTITTATIVPALAGTITKIYDGNIGATLTGSNYSFTGKIGTENVALNNPASGNYALKDVGNRLVSVSGIALTGTDAANYTLSTTSLTAPGVITSAIVIPSLVGTITKVYDGNTIATLTAANYNLAGRIGADDVALNNPPTGSYNLKDAGNRTVTVSGLTLTGTDAGNYTLITTSITAPGTITSATITPVLAGTITKVYDGNTAAALTAANYSFTGNIGADIVALNNPSSGTYDLKNAGSRTVSVSGIALTGTNAGNYTLSATSLTAPGTITAAAITPVLAGTITKVYDGNTIAALTAANYSFTGNIGADDVAINNPAAGTYDLKVAGNRTVSVSGVALTGTDAANYALSTTSLTAPGTITTATLIPALAGTITKVYDGNTTATLTGANYSFTGNVGTDNVALNNPATGSYDLKDAGNRTVSVSGVSLTGTDAANYVLSTTSLTAPGTITSATIIPVLAGTITKVYDGNTAAALTAANYSFTGNIGADNVGLNNPSSGTYDVKNAGSRTVTVNGITLTGTNAANYTLSVTSLTAPGTITSATIVPVLAGTITKVYDGNTTAELSAANYSFTGKIGADNVDLNNPLTGAYSNKNIGSRTVSVTGVALTGTDAANYVLSTTSLSAPGTITTATIIPMLAGTITKVYNGNTIATLTAANYSFTGKVGSEIVNLNNPVTGVYSSKDVGNRTVAVSGITLTGADAANYTLSATSLTAPGTITARTITPVLAGTITKVYDGNTTAALTAANYSFTGNVAAEDVALNNPVNGTYDNKNVATGKLVTVSGIILTGADAGNYVLAVTNLSSSNGVITPQVLTVTADNKEMIQGTAVPPLTVTYNGFVNGETTNVFTTATTISTTASSSSLAGNYPVTVSATAAANYAVTFVNGVLTVKPGVPTSISLAAVPLFENRPAGALAGTLSSTSLDPNATFTYTLVGGSGDTDNSLFSITGDQVKTKTSLSFVQKSNYSIRVRSTTQYGLTLDKQFNITLIDVNEVPTLNSIAGVTQCNTTAKQTIALTGISPGPEPAQTTVLTVSSDKPAMFSDLKVSQETGGNGTLTYRLANSGVSGTVNVTVTVKDNGGTANGGADTYSRTIVMTINPLPVISIVSSAGTEISKGITTKLTASGGSTYVWANASGIISGQNTAVLTIRPAQTATYTVTAVNATGCSSSQQITISVDEDYKTIDATNILTPNGDGINDLFVIRNIDMYPNNEVKIFDRAGRLIYSKKSYDNSWDGTISGNPLSEGTYFYVLDFGNGRSKIKGFITLVRNK, encoded by the coding sequence ATGGAAATCTTTATTCAAAGGTTGATCAAAGGCATAATCCTGTCTTTTATCCTCCTTACTGGCATTAATTTTAATGCCTCAGCACAATGCACGCTCGGAAAAGGAGATGTAGTCATTACTGGCTATGATCTTCAGGACGGAGGCACGCCGGCTGGTCTGGATGATCAGTTCTCATTTTTGTTATTGCGTGAAATACCCGCAGGTACAGATATCTATTTTACAGATTTTGGCTGGACTTCCGCCAATGCTTTTCAGGCAGATATCCAGGCGACAACTGATGGTGTTATCAAGTGGACTTCAGATAAAATCTATCCGGCAGGTACCGAGATTTATGTTTTCTGTAAGTATCAGCTGAAGGCATTTGACAAACTGAATGCACCGGCAGGTACGGTTACCGGAGTAGTAGAAACGGTAGCGACCAGAGCAAATCCGCCTGGTCCGGACCATCAGTATATGAGTCTGGGAATATTCTCCGGTGATCAGATTTTTGCTTTTACAGGCAGTGTGGGAGTACCCACGCTTCTTGCCGGTATCAGTATGAATCATGATAATGGAAGTGGTACCAGTGGATGGGATGCTGCTTTAACACCATTGACTTTTGCTGCTGATCGTTCGATGTTACCAGCTGTACTGTCGGCTGGTGCACAGAATATGTCTGTTATCTCCCACGGAGATCCTGGTGATCCGGCTTTCAATACCGGATATACAGGTCGTTACAAAAAAACGGCCGGTGGTGTTACCGCAGGAGCAGCAAGTACAATTTTAAATACTGTTAACACAAGACTGAACTGGGAAGTGGATGATAATGGAAATCATTATTCACCTTTTCTTACAGGCGAAACATTTATTGTATTAGGGGCATCGTTTTCTGTTCAGCCAGCAGATAAATTGAATCAATGTGCCGGGAGCGGAACCACTTTCACGGCTACTGCTATTAATTTTTGTGCTTTAAAATGGCAGTTAAGTACAGACGGAGGCGGATCTTTTGCAGATATCACTGATAACGCTGTCTATTCCGGTTCTACCAGTGCTACATTAACCATTTCAAATGTTACTGGCCTAAATAATAACCGTTACAGGCTCAATGCCACCGGTGCTGCTGGTTCAGTCAGCTCAAACAATGCATTATTAACATTATCCAGCCAGGTTATCAATTTAAGCCCGACACTGGCTGCGGGAACCTACAAAACTGCTTATAGCCAGCCAGTCACTGTAGCTTCGGGTGGGGGTGCGCCATTTGTTTATACATTGGTGACTCCCGGAACACTGCCTCCTGGTTTGTCACTATCTGGAAGTGGGGTTATATCAGGAACTCCAACAGCGACAGGTACTTATAATTTTAGTGTTAATGTTACCGGGGCATGCGTAAGTTCAGGTTCGCAAAACTTTACATTGATAATTGCTCCGAAAGCCCTGACAGCAACGTTTGCCGCGGTTACCAAAGCCTATAATGGTGATGTGGTAGCCAATGTGGTTTTTGATCCGCTTAACGCAGCAAGTGGGGTGGTAGCTCCGGATGTAGTCAGCGTGACTTATACTTCGGCTGCTTATAATACTGCAGCTGTTGGAAGTGCTAAACCAATTACGATTACAGGTTTGGCTTTAACGGGTGCTTCAAGTGCTTCTTATACCCTGAATCCTGTTGTAGTTACCGGTACTATTACTACCGCGACTATTGTTCCGACACTTGCCGGAACAATTACCAAGGTTTACGATGGGAATACAACTGCAGCATTAACAGGAGCAAACTATAGTTTTACAGGTAAAGTAGGTACAGAGAACGTAGCTTTAAATAACCCTGCCAGCGGAACTTATGCGCTTAAAGATATTGGCAACCGTACAGTAACAGTAACTGGTCTGACCTTAACCGGAACTGATGCCGGAAATTATACCCTTTCTACAACCAGCGTAACAGCTCCGGGCACAATTACCTCAGCGACTATAGTTCCGACACTTGCCGGAACGATTACCAAGGTCTATGATGGGAATACAGCTGCTGCATTAACTGGGGCTAACTATAGTTTTACAGGTAAGATAGGCACAGAAAATGTGGCATTGAACAATCCCGCCGCCGGAAGTTACAACCTGAAAGATGTAGGTGGCAGGACGGTAACTGTCACAGGTCTGACCTTAACAGGAACTGATGCGGCGAACTATACCCTTTCCACAACCAGCTTAACAGCTCCGGGTACAATCACCTCTGTGATTATTGTTCCGACACTTGCCGGAACGATTACCAAAGTCTATGATGGTAATACGACTGCCGCACTGACTGCTGCAAATTATAGTTTTACAGGTAAGGTAGGTACAGAGAATGTAGCTTTAAATAATCCTTTGGTGGGTAGTTATAGCCTGAAAGATATAGGTAGCAGAACGGTAACTGTAAGTGGTTTGGCCTTAACCGGAACTGATGCAGGTAACTACACGCTTTCGGCAATCAGTTTAACAGCTCCGGGTACAATCACCTCTGTGATTATTGTTCCGACACTTGCCGGAACGATTACCAAAGTTTATGATGGGAATACAACAGCAGCATTAACTGGGGCTAACTATAGTTTTACAGGTAAAGTAGGTACAGAGAATGTAGCTTTAAATAATCCTTTGGCGGGTAGTTATAGCCTGAAAGATATAGGTAACAGAACGGTAACTGTAAGTGGTTTGGCCTTAACCGGAACTGATGCAGGTAACTACACGCTTTCGGCAATCAGTTTAACAGCTCCGGGTACAATTACCTCAGCGACTATAGTTCCGACACTTGCCGGAACGATTACCAAGGTTTACGATGGAAATACAGCTGCAGCAATAACTGGGGCTAACTATAGTTTTACGGGTAAGATAGGCACAGAAAATGTGGCATTGAATAACCCTGCCGCCGGAAGTTACAGCCTGAAAGATGTAGGTAGCAGGACGGTAACTGTCACAGGTCTGACCTTAACAGGAACTGATGCGGCAAACTACACCCTTTCCACAACCAGCTTAACAGCTCCGGGCACTATTACTACAGCGACTATTGTTCCGGCACTTGCAGGAACAATTACTAAAATTTATGATGGAAATATTGGTGCAACATTAACAGGCAGTAATTACAGTTTCACTGGTAAAATAGGAACCGAAAACGTAGCTTTAAATAATCCTGCCAGCGGAAATTATGCACTTAAAGATGTAGGAAACCGTTTGGTAAGTGTTAGCGGAATCGCTTTAACCGGAACCGATGCTGCAAACTATACACTTTCTACAACCAGTTTAACTGCACCGGGAGTAATTACCAGCGCAATTGTCATTCCTTCTCTTGTTGGAACAATCACTAAAGTTTATGACGGTAATACAATAGCCACACTAACTGCTGCTAATTATAATCTTGCAGGCCGGATAGGTGCAGATGATGTAGCCTTAAATAATCCTCCCACCGGAAGTTATAACCTGAAAGATGCAGGTAACAGAACGGTAACTGTAAGCGGGCTCACACTAACCGGAACTGATGCGGGTAATTATACGCTTATTACAACCAGTATAACCGCACCGGGTACGATCACGTCAGCTACAATTACACCTGTCCTTGCCGGAACTATAACCAAAGTTTATGATGGTAATACTGCTGCAGCTTTAACTGCTGCGAATTACAGTTTTACTGGAAATATAGGTGCAGATATCGTAGCCCTAAATAATCCTTCGTCAGGAACATATGATCTGAAAAACGCGGGAAGCAGAACTGTGTCGGTTAGTGGTATTGCACTAACCGGAACTAATGCAGGTAATTATACGCTTTCGGCAACCAGTCTGACAGCACCGGGTACGATCACAGCCGCCGCCATTACACCTGTGCTTGCCGGAACAATTACTAAAGTTTATGACGGTAATACTATTGCAGCGTTAACTGCTGCGAATTACAGTTTCACAGGAAATATAGGGGCAGACGATGTAGCTATCAATAACCCTGCAGCGGGTACTTATGATCTGAAAGTTGCTGGTAACAGAACAGTGAGTGTCAGCGGAGTCGCTCTGACGGGAACTGATGCAGCTAATTATGCGCTTTCAACTACCAGCTTAACAGCGCCGGGTACAATCACTACGGCAACCCTGATACCTGCTCTTGCAGGCACGATTACCAAAGTTTATGATGGTAATACAACCGCCACTTTAACTGGTGCCAATTATAGCTTTACAGGTAATGTAGGTACGGATAATGTAGCGCTGAATAATCCGGCAACCGGAAGTTATGATCTTAAAGATGCAGGCAACAGAACAGTGAGTGTGAGCGGAGTGAGTCTGACAGGTACTGATGCGGCTAACTATGTGCTTTCTACGACCAGCTTAACAGCGCCAGGTACGATCACATCAGCTACTATCATCCCTGTTCTGGCCGGTACGATTACCAAAGTTTACGATGGTAATACCGCAGCTGCACTGACTGCTGCAAATTACAGTTTTACAGGAAATATAGGTGCTGATAATGTGGGCTTAAATAATCCTTCGTCAGGAACATATGATGTGAAAAATGCAGGAAGCAGAACTGTAACGGTTAATGGAATAACATTAACGGGAACCAATGCGGCTAACTACACACTTTCAGTAACCAGCTTAACAGCTCCGGGTACAATTACCTCTGCGACAATTGTTCCTGTCCTGGCTGGTACAATCACTAAAGTTTACGATGGTAATACCACAGCTGAACTGTCTGCTGCAAATTATAGTTTTACAGGAAAGATAGGTGCTGACAATGTAGATCTGAATAATCCGCTTACGGGTGCATACAGCAATAAAAATATTGGCAGCCGTACAGTGAGTGTGACAGGAGTTGCACTGACAGGTACTGATGCAGCCAATTATGTGCTTTCTACAACCAGTTTATCAGCTCCGGGTACTATTACTACGGCAACTATTATTCCTATGCTTGCAGGAACAATTACCAAAGTTTATAATGGTAATACTATAGCTACGCTGACTGCTGCTAACTATAGTTTTACAGGTAAAGTAGGATCGGAGATTGTCAATCTGAATAATCCGGTAACCGGTGTTTATAGTAGTAAAGATGTGGGTAACAGAACTGTAGCTGTGAGCGGCATTACACTTACCGGAGCAGATGCAGCCAATTATACTTTGTCTGCTACAAGTCTGACAGCACCTGGTACAATCACAGCCAGAACCATTACACCTGTGCTGGCAGGTACGATTACCAAAGTTTATGATGGCAATACTACTGCAGCTTTAACAGCTGCTAACTATAGCTTTACAGGGAATGTAGCTGCTGAAGATGTCGCATTGAATAATCCGGTCAACGGAACATACGATAATAAAAATGTGGCAACCGGTAAACTCGTGACCGTTAGCGGAATCATCTTAACAGGGGCTGATGCAGGGAACTATGTACTGGCAGTAACAAATCTGAGCAGTTCTAACGGGGTCATTACTCCACAGGTTTTAACAGTTACAGCCGATAATAAGGAGATGATACAAGGAACTGCTGTACCTCCTTTAACAGTAACCTATAACGGATTTGTAAATGGAGAAACTACAAATGTGTTTACTACTGCCACTACTATAAGTACTACTGCAAGCAGCAGTTCGCTGGCTGGTAATTATCCGGTGACAGTGAGTGCGACAGCTGCGGCAAACTATGCTGTCACTTTTGTCAACGGCGTACTTACAGTAAAACCAGGGGTACCGACAAGTATTAGTCTTGCGGCAGTACCTTTATTTGAAAACAGACCTGCAGGAGCATTGGCCGGAACATTAAGCAGTACCTCTTTAGATCCGAATGCTACTTTCACTTATACGCTGGTTGGTGGCAGCGGAGATACGGATAACTCTTTATTCAGTATCACAGGCGATCAGGTGAAAACTAAAACAAGTCTGAGTTTTGTGCAAAAATCAAATTACAGTATCAGGGTAAGAAGTACTACTCAATATGGTTTAACCTTAGACAAACAGTTTAATATTACACTGATTGATGTTAACGAAGTACCTACTTTGAATTCAATAGCGGGTGTTACCCAATGTAATACGACGGCTAAACAAACTATTGCACTGACAGGAATTAGTCCGGGACCTGAGCCTGCTCAAACTACTGTGCTAACTGTCAGTTCAGATAAACCAGCGATGTTCAGCGACCTGAAAGTAAGCCAGGAAACAGGTGGAAACGGTACACTTACTTACCGTTTGGCTAACAGTGGTGTTTCGGGAACAGTAAATGTCACTGTTACTGTAAAAGATAACGGTGGAACTGCAAACGGCGGAGCTGATACTTATAGCAGAACCATTGTGATGACGATTAATCCGCTTCCGGTGATCAGTATTGTTTCTTCGGCAGGAACAGAAATCTCGAAAGGTATAACGACAAAACTTACGGCAAGTGGTGGAAGTACTTATGTCTGGGCAAATGCATCAGGTATAATCAGTGGTCAGAATACTGCTGTACTAACCATCAGACCGGCTCAGACTGCAACTTATACTGTCACTGCTGTTAATGCAACTGGCTGCAGCAGTAGTCAGCAGATTACTATTAGTGTCGATGAGGATTACAAAACTATTGATGCGACCAATATTTTAACACCTAACGGTGATGGAATAAATGATCTTTTTGTTATCCGGAATATTGATATGTATCCGAATAATGAGGTGAAAATATTTGACCGCGCCGGAAGATTGATTTACAGTAAAAAATCATACGATAACAGTTGGGATGGAACAATAAGCGGTAATCCATTGAGTGAAGGTACTTATTTCTACGTATTGGATTTTGGTAATGGCAGAAGCAAGATCAAAGGCTTTATTACGCTGGTAAGAAACAAATAA
- a CDS encoding ABC transporter substrate-binding protein, producing the protein MTIGILLPGSTTYPLIAHNFMTGLKGNLAGLAAPLSPDLLTASIGFGTDANLMLKEAEIMLLDKKADLLIVFADHPVVECLFSLINALKKILIIVNSGAKYPPVHKQPFVIYHTLNYALHCRLIGKQAAKVSRKAAFATSYYDGGYSLCHAMSKGYADSGSSVEFNFVSKFKAEEFDMEPLTGFLNSNTDVRHILAIYSDLSPVFYEKLAVEIPVTPLNIFVNPAMLEELHLPEYGINKEMSVSSYVPWTILLTSGENIAFCETFKSKTGRIPDAIGALGWDTGALILKYIMIALEHAQFSTKQILNEMMDADIGGAKGTLYIDNKTHQVFSPAYQVKLDAGNHVIVQDTVSLNEVLQEWDEICNDPPQGYVSGWINTYMCS; encoded by the coding sequence ATGACTATAGGTATTCTGCTTCCCGGTTCTACTACTTATCCTTTGATCGCTCATAATTTTATGACTGGATTAAAGGGGAACCTGGCCGGGCTGGCTGCTCCTTTATCTCCTGATTTGCTTACAGCAAGTATTGGTTTTGGTACAGACGCAAACCTGATGCTTAAAGAGGCGGAGATTATGCTGCTGGATAAAAAAGCAGATTTGTTAATTGTCTTTGCGGATCATCCGGTAGTAGAATGCCTTTTTTCACTGATCAATGCACTGAAAAAAATATTGATTATAGTCAATAGCGGGGCTAAATATCCTCCGGTTCACAAACAGCCTTTTGTAATTTATCATACACTTAATTATGCACTGCATTGCAGGCTTATTGGAAAACAGGCGGCTAAAGTAAGCCGTAAAGCTGCTTTTGCCACTTCCTATTATGATGGCGGTTATAGTTTGTGTCATGCTATGAGTAAGGGTTATGCAGATAGCGGGAGTTCAGTGGAGTTTAATTTTGTCAGTAAATTCAAAGCTGAGGAGTTTGACATGGAACCGCTAACCGGTTTTTTGAACTCAAATACTGATGTTCGCCATATCCTGGCAATTTATAGTGATCTGAGCCCGGTATTTTATGAAAAACTTGCTGTAGAAATTCCGGTAACACCTTTAAATATTTTTGTGAATCCGGCAATGCTCGAAGAGCTTCATCTGCCGGAATATGGTATAAATAAAGAAATGTCCGTAAGCTCTTATGTGCCCTGGACAATCCTGTTAACTTCAGGAGAGAATATCGCTTTTTGTGAGACTTTTAAAAGTAAGACTGGCCGTATACCGGATGCCATTGGCGCATTGGGATGGGATACAGGTGCATTAATACTTAAATATATAATGATTGCTTTAGAACATGCTCAGTTCAGCACAAAACAGATCCTGAATGAAATGATGGATGCTGATATCGGCGGAGCTAAAGGAACCCTATATATAGATAATAAAACACATCAGGTGTTTTCTCCGGCGTACCAGGTAAAACTTGACGCAGGAAATCACGTGATCGTACAGGACACAGTATCTCTGAATGAGGTTCTGCAGGAGTGGGATGAAATATGTAATGATCCGCCTCAGGGATACGTGTCAGGATGGATTAATACATATATGTGCTCTTAG
- a CDS encoding phage tail protein: MSASQPYVGEITIFGGNFPPLGWAYCDGSLLPISENEVLFNLIGTTYGGDGQSTFALPDLRGRVPVHMGQNSQNGSNYIIGQVGGVENVTVLPTQMPPHAHTVTGELNMKVRANDPDNQLSPVNNGIAIAVGKRYFSRTPTASGMMPLDTNIVLSSAGNTQPHNNMQPYVALNFIISLFGVFPSQT; encoded by the coding sequence ATGTCAGCATCTCAACCTTATGTAGGTGAAATCACAATATTCGGAGGTAATTTTCCTCCATTAGGCTGGGCCTATTGTGATGGCAGCCTATTGCCAATCTCTGAAAATGAGGTCTTATTTAATTTAATCGGGACCACTTATGGTGGTGATGGTCAGAGTACATTTGCTTTACCTGATTTGCGTGGCCGTGTACCGGTTCATATGGGGCAAAATTCGCAGAACGGCTCGAATTACATCATTGGCCAGGTCGGTGGAGTAGAAAATGTAACTGTACTCCCGACGCAGATGCCTCCGCACGCGCATACTGTAACCGGAGAACTGAATATGAAAGTCAGAGCGAATGATCCTGATAATCAGCTCAGCCCTGTGAATAATGGAATTGCTATTGCTGTAGGAAAACGTTATTTCAGCCGTACCCCTACGGCATCAGGTATGATGCCGCTTGATACCAATATCGTATTAAGCAGTGCAGGTAATACGCAACCGCACAACAATATGCAGCCTTATGTTGCACTCAATTTTATCATTTCTCTATTTGGTGTTTTTCCATCACAAACTTAA
- a CDS encoding phage tail protein, translating to MAASTQPFVGEIAMVGFNFPPNGWATCDGQLMPISQNTALFSLLGTYYGGDGRSTFALPNLKGSVPIGIGQGPGLSDRVLGEVSGTPNETLSFQEMPMHTHALGAGLKTGTAPNTANAVASLPAAATNTDNLYANTASATDYMAPLAVNLNPQTSVSGGNLPHNNMQPYLVVNFVIALRGVFPQRS from the coding sequence ATGGCAGCAAGTACTCAACCTTTTGTAGGTGAAATTGCTATGGTTGGTTTTAATTTTCCACCGAATGGCTGGGCCACCTGTGATGGACAATTAATGCCAATATCTCAAAATACGGCACTCTTTTCTTTACTGGGGACTTATTATGGAGGGGATGGAAGATCTACTTTCGCACTTCCAAATCTTAAAGGGTCTGTTCCGATAGGCATAGGCCAGGGACCCGGACTGAGTGATCGTGTTTTAGGCGAAGTTTCCGGTACGCCTAATGAAACACTTTCGTTTCAGGAAATGCCAATGCATACACATGCTTTAGGGGCTGGACTTAAAACTGGTACCGCGCCAAATACGGCAAATGCAGTAGCCAGCTTACCGGCAGCAGCGACAAATACGGATAACCTTTATGCGAATACAGCCAGTGCTACAGATTATATGGCACCTTTAGCGGTTAATCTTAATCCTCAGACAAGTGTGTCAGGTGGGAATTTACCACATAATAATATGCAGCCCTACCTGGTTGTCAATTTTGTTATCGCATTAAGGGGAGTGTTCCCACAAAGATCTTAA
- a CDS encoding phage tail protein translates to MDEFLGTLIIFSFGYAPKNYAQCNGQLLPIGQNQALFSLLGTMYGGNGQTTFALPDLRGRVPVHIDNDFNQGQKSGEESHTLLMTEMPQHNHTLGSGYVKAKAGGTAANQTTPEGNYYAANPALTGRFSNQTDTGMYNNAPFDTQVVGSGQAHENRMPFLTLNFCIALSGVFPSRN, encoded by the coding sequence ATGGATGAATTTCTCGGCACACTGATCATATTCTCTTTTGGATATGCACCTAAAAACTATGCGCAATGTAATGGCCAATTATTACCTATAGGTCAAAATCAGGCTCTGTTTTCCCTGCTCGGTACGATGTACGGAGGTAACGGGCAAACCACTTTTGCTTTACCTGACCTCAGGGGCAGGGTTCCGGTACATATTGATAATGACTTTAACCAGGGACAAAAATCCGGTGAAGAGTCTCATACACTCCTGATGACTGAAATGCCACAGCATAATCATACACTGGGCTCGGGATATGTTAAAGCAAAAGCCGGAGGGACAGCTGCAAATCAAACTACTCCCGAAGGTAATTACTATGCTGCAAATCCAGCTTTAACCGGTCGCTTCAGCAATCAGACCGATACGGGAATGTACAATAATGCACCTTTCGATACGCAGGTTGTTGGTTCAGGACAAGCGCATGAAAACAGAATGCCTTTCCTGACCCTGAATTTTTGTATCGCACTGTCAGGGGTTTTTCCTTCAAGAAATTAA
- a CDS encoding Lrp/AsnC family transcriptional regulator, with protein MMTNTEQSEKPVITLDAKDYEILRLLEENAKLTVREIAAMIHLSPTPTHERIKRMEKSGVIKQYAAILNRQLVGKGMIVLCMITLREHNKKAGEVFIKAMLEFKEIVECYNISGDFDFMVKIVAQSMEDYHNFFVNKLGEVKGIGQTKSIFVMAAVKETHNLL; from the coding sequence ATGATGACAAATACAGAACAGTCCGAAAAACCAGTTATAACTTTAGACGCCAAGGATTACGAAATTCTCAGGTTACTGGAAGAAAATGCGAAGCTTACCGTCAGAGAAATAGCTGCCATGATCCACTTAAGCCCGACACCAACACATGAGCGGATTAAACGGATGGAGAAGAGCGGTGTAATTAAACAGTATGCTGCTATCCTGAACAGACAGCTGGTAGGGAAGGGGATGATTGTTCTTTGTATGATCACTTTAAGAGAACATAATAAGAAAGCAGGTGAAGTTTTTATTAAGGCGATGCTGGAGTTTAAGGAAATTGTAGAATGCTATAATATTTCCGGTGATTTTGATTTTATGGTCAAGATTGTTGCACAGAGCATGGAGGATTATCACAATTTCTTTGTGAATAAACTAGGTGAGGTTAAAGGAATTGGGCAGACCAAAAGTATTTTTGTAATGGCTGCAGTTAAAGAAACGCATAACCTGTTATAA